In Chitinophaga varians, the following are encoded in one genomic region:
- a CDS encoding aspartate carbamoyltransferase catalytic subunit, which produces MSLSVKHLLGIRDLQRQDIELIFQTADQFKEVLQRPIKKVPTLRDTTIVNLFFENSTRTRISFELAEKRLGADTINFSASGSSVSKGETLIDTVNNILSMKVDVVVMRHSASGAPHFLSRHIQVPILNAGDGINEHPTQALLDAFSIREKLGTVEGKKVAICGDIMHSRVALSNIYCLKKLGAEVTVVGPPTLIPKHMAAALGVNVSYNIREALQWCDVANVLRIQLERQNTPLFSSLREYSLAYGVNRQLLDSLNKEILIMHPGPINRGVELDSDVADSGQSIILDQVENGVAVRMAALYLLAGKKQELV; this is translated from the coding sequence ATGTCACTTTCTGTAAAACACTTACTCGGAATTCGCGATCTGCAGCGCCAGGATATAGAACTTATTTTTCAAACCGCCGACCAGTTTAAGGAGGTTTTACAAAGGCCGATTAAAAAAGTTCCCACGCTGCGCGATACTACCATCGTTAATTTATTTTTTGAGAACTCAACCCGTACCCGCATTTCTTTTGAACTGGCGGAAAAGAGGCTGGGCGCAGATACTATCAATTTCTCCGCTTCCGGTTCCTCGGTGTCAAAAGGAGAGACGCTGATCGATACGGTCAACAACATCCTGTCCATGAAAGTGGACGTGGTGGTGATGCGCCATTCGGCCAGCGGTGCGCCGCATTTCCTGTCGCGCCATATCCAGGTGCCCATCCTGAATGCCGGCGACGGTATCAACGAACATCCCACACAGGCGCTGCTGGACGCTTTTTCCATTCGGGAAAAGCTCGGTACGGTGGAAGGTAAGAAGGTCGCCATCTGCGGCGATATTATGCACTCCCGCGTGGCGCTGTCCAATATTTACTGCCTGAAAAAACTCGGTGCTGAAGTGACCGTGGTAGGTCCGCCTACACTCATTCCCAAACATATGGCTGCCGCCCTCGGCGTGAACGTGAGCTACAATATCCGCGAAGCGCTGCAATGGTGCGATGTGGCCAATGTGCTCCGTATTCAGCTGGAAAGACAGAACACGCCGCTGTTCTCTTCCCTCCGCGAATATTCACTGGCCTACGGTGTTAATCGCCAGCTGCTGGACAGTCTCAACAAGGAAATCCTGATCATGCACCCCGGCCCGATCAACCGCGGCGTGGAACTGGATTCCGATGTGGCAGATTCCGGTCAGTCCATCATCCTCGACCAGGTGGAAAACGGCGTGGCTGTGAGAATGGCCGCCCTGTACCTGCTGGCAGGCAAAAAACAAGAACTGGTATAA
- the pyrR gene encoding bifunctional pyr operon transcriptional regulator/uracil phosphoribosyltransferase PyrR, with the protein MKTILNGKQLAITIDRLCHQLIENHLQFENTVLIGLQPRGIYLGDRIYETLKKLLPGTIIHYGKLDITFYRDDYNKGKTLHVPSETNINFSIENKKVVLIDDVLYTGRTIRSALDAMLDFGRPASVELLALIDRRFSRQLPIQPDYTGRTIDALISQKVRVLWEQRDGKDEVILVD; encoded by the coding sequence TTGAAAACCATACTAAACGGTAAACAGCTGGCTATTACGATAGACAGACTTTGCCATCAGCTGATCGAGAATCATTTGCAGTTTGAAAACACGGTACTGATAGGGTTGCAGCCACGCGGCATCTATCTTGGGGACAGGATTTATGAAACACTGAAGAAGCTGTTGCCCGGCACCATTATCCATTACGGCAAACTGGATATTACATTTTACAGGGACGATTACAACAAAGGCAAAACTTTGCATGTGCCCAGCGAGACCAACATTAATTTCTCCATAGAAAATAAAAAGGTGGTGCTGATAGACGACGTGTTGTATACAGGCCGGACCATCCGTTCGGCACTGGATGCCATGCTCGACTTCGGCAGGCCGGCTTCGGTAGAACTTCTGGCGTTGATAGACCGCCGTTTCAGCCGTCAGCTGCCCATTCAGCCCGATTATACCGGGCGCACCATCGATGCTCTTATTTCTCAGAAAGTAAGGGTATTATGGGAGCAAAGAGATGGGAAAGATGAAGTTATTCTGGTTGATTAA